ACGACTATAGTTCAGGTAGTAGtagaaagatagaaaaagaaagaaagaaaatccaaaagcTTGTCATCATGGGTTATGCTCGTGATATATCTTCGATGAgttactttgaattttgatcgcttttattttttttattgaatgatatgaaaaaataatggtCTTTTGAATAATATCTTCTAtgtatgcattttttttcatttatgtgtATATCTCTTGAGTACTCACATTTACCATATAAATTGTTCTTCTAAATTTCTCATATTTTGGAGATTTAGAAATGCGCTTGATACTATTataaatttgatggaaaaaaagaaaagaaaaagaactagtACAATCATTTATGATCAAAATGAGGATatttgtcctctctctctctctctctctctctctctctctctctctctcaaaaaagataaaataacataaatagtCCTTAAACCTTAACCCTATGTGCAATGCGGttcatgatttttcaatttattcaatatgatccttgaactttagTTTTAGGGACTACGTTGTccattgagttaaagtttatatattatattaaacaaattaaaatatgaaagatcacattacatataaaatcaaaGTTTAGGGATCATTTGTATCCTCGGTCATTGATCATTTTATTGGGCTACGAGATTACATTTTCTAATGAGCTTTCTTTTGGGCCGACCACCTATAAAAAGTGGGCCCGCAGGATGGCCGTGGGCCATGGCCCACAAACCTTTATAAccgttttctcttttctccgCCTCGCCTTTTCATttcacactctctctcccctctttcaAAACGTCCCCCTCCCCAAGCGCATCGAAAATGGCGGGAGCCCTGGCGGTCGTCGCCGGCGAGCGGCTGCCGGCGGCCTCCGCCGTCGCTCCCTTCAGGGGCCACTGGGAGGTCAGCTTCTCTCGCTTCTTCGCCCTCCCTTCCCGGCCGCCCGCATGCCTCGTCCTCGCCCCTCTCCGCGACTgcgaccgccgccgcctcgccccCTCCGGTGGGACCTGGCTCTCGTCCTCCTCGACGGCTTCGCTGCAGCTCCACTCCGGTCCGGCCGCGATCATCACCATCTGCTTGAGCGGGAAGTTGCTCGTGAGTCGCAGTCTCAATCGTCTTCTGATTCTTCCTCTTTCGATTCGGTATCTTCGTCCTCGTCAAGTTCGTCACTGAAGTGTTCTTCTCTGATGCCGAAAAGCGAAGTGATTTTCGTTTCACAATGCTCTTGACATATGGAGCATTGCAGTGTTCGGTTGTGCACCTCTACGTTGTTTTTGCCTTGATTGCGGCGTGAGACATTGCGCgacttttctctgttttccgTCTAATTGAGGTCGGAGATTCTTAATGTCGCCGGTGCTTTCACCGACGCTTTCATGACCAAACCGATTCCTGTGAATAAGCTTTGAATAGGTTTTTGGTGCTGGTTCGGTATGATCTGAAAATGAGTTTGATACGCGGAACTAGAAGTTGTCTCTAAGCAAGATAATTCttatttctcgattttttttttttcggaataTGGAGATCGATGATCAGATGCATGAACTTCGAATTTAAATGTTTGGATACATCGCAGGCGCGAGctacatttttggaagcttttacttcttttttgaCGAGACGTAGCTGTAAATTTAGGTTCTTCAGTTCGCCACTCCTGATGAACTTCGTGGTAAATTACAGAACGGGGTAGTCTGCACATgatgtctctctctttctctgtgaGGCTACAAATCATCCTGATTAAGTGTCTCAACTATTTCAGGAAGAGCATTTCGTTTCCAAATTGCAGTTCTTCAGGCCGCAGTTGTCGTACATGTCTGAATTTCCAGCAATGGCTAGCAGAGTTGTCCTCATGAGCTACAGGGATTGCAGAAATGAGGCAAGTATTCAATCTGTTGGTTTCTACTGGTTGTGTGATAAGATGTTTGTCTGAAAGCGAAAAATGAGGTTTTTTGATGCTTGGTTTTGAAGTTTGGTTTTACGGTAATTTATTCTTACTCGTCTTGAATACTCAGGAGTTTGTTGGTTCCTCTAGATGAGATTTAGATCTGTCCTCTCCAAATAACAGCAGGGAAGAGGACCATTATCTAGTGAAAGAACAGTGAGAAAGAATAGGAAACTTCTTTTCCTCATTATGAACTGGGTACCTTGCCTTCTCTTGCTTTGTGCTAGCGATACGAACGCCAGCTCCCTTTTAGCAGTGGTAGGGTTTGCTCTATAACTTTCAATAGCTGTTCTTTCCTTCCATTCACTCTACTGCATCCAGTTAAGATAATACTAGAGCATTCCAGCAAGCCTTCTCCCTTCAAGGCCTATTGGAACTAGAATATAAAACTTCTTAAGTTGTTGAATTTCTGAATCATAGGCAGCTCCATCGGTACCTTTGCTTGGGAACAGAAAATTTGGTTTTAGGCTTGGTTAAATAGTAGCCATGTGAGATATCTTCTGAGACAGTATATTGGTCCATGGTGATGGGAAATTCTATCTATGTCATCTAGTTCTTCATTTAAAGCTGAACCTGTCCCACATTATTGGCGCAGATGGCAATTATAATTTCATCCAACGTGCATACTATTGATTTTCCTGTAGATATACATATTTCATTGATGGAAATTTCTTGTGGAGTGAGTTATTGCTCTGCTTATGTGATGTACGAATCAACACATTAATGGCCATGTCAACTTAAGTGATCATGGAAAAAGGCAGTTAAAAAAACGACAGATGTTTTGCTTTGTGCCAGCCATGACTTGTAAAAGTCAAAAACTTTTTCCATATCTATTTTCATGACTAAAGATTTTGCAATGTCAAAATGATTATCCACCTTAAAATTTTCCATTGTTATACTCGTCTGAACTCTGAATTCTGTCATCCACCTATTAATAGGTTAACCCAAATGTAGAATATTGTTCACACATTGTTTCAACTCATGTTTTGGTGGTTTGTGTCCAATAGTGCATGATGGACTTTTCAGTTTATTTGCAGATCCAGAAATTTGCCTTGAGATTTTCAACTACTTATGAAACTGATTCATTCGCAAATTCTTTAAAGGTAATATTCTCATTGAGGGAGTTGAAATATTTATCATGTAGTCAGCAATTTCTTATTTCATCATCTACTGTATTAGAATGGCTGCACTCAATTGCTATACATGCAGGAGATCTTGAAAGATGCCACTGAAATTGAACTGCAAAATACTCATATGGCATCTCAAATATCTTCGCATTCTGAGTTCACATCCTATTCTCCATACAGGTGGAAAGGGTCCTAGTTCCTGACATACTTTATGTCTGTCTTTGctacatttgataaattatgTTTTCATTGTTGATCTACTTCCAACAATGAACTTGTCTTGTTGAGTTCTCAGAGTTCAGGAGGAAAGGGATATTTCTTGCATTGGCATTCAAAATCCTGAATACTTATCGATCTTGGAGAATGAGTCTCAACAGTTCTCTTCAGACAAGGAAATTGCTTATGATCGTGATGCCGAAAATGGTCTTGCATCCTTTCCTCCAAGCTTCACATCATTTCTGACTAGTTGTGCTGACCACGGACAAGGTGAACTGACTGCTCTCTCTTAAAGATAGAAGTATTCTCTCTTTGGCAGACTTTAATTGATTTACTGTCTTGAATAATGTAGCCACAACACAATCAACTATACCTGAAGTAGTCGAACTCAAATCTCAGATCATGGTAATATTTTTTGTCTGACTGAATGCTGCACGAATAGTTTCACCACAGGGTTAAGTTATCAATCATTGATTAATGGGTTCTTCTGTCACAGAAATACATGGAAGATTCTGAATTCCAAGGTAAATCATTTTCCACATCTATCTCATGGTCAGCTAGTAGCAGTCTTATATAGCCTGCCATGCATACCTCCTTTGACTTCTTGCCAAAAACAATcggaaaaagcaaaagacaaGATGGAAgttaactcaaaattattaaaaggttttaaTTGAAGAGACATTAGTTCCT
This region of Eucalyptus grandis isolate ANBG69807.140 chromosome 8, ASM1654582v1, whole genome shotgun sequence genomic DNA includes:
- the LOC104417021 gene encoding protein POOR HOMOLOGOUS SYNAPSIS 1 yields the protein MAGALAVVAGERLPAASAVAPFRGHWEVSFSRFFALPSRPPACLVLAPLRDCDRRRLAPSGGTWLSSSSTASLQLHSGPAAIITICLSGKLLEEHFVSKLQFFRPQLSYMSEFPAMASRVVLMSYRDCRNECMMDFSVYLQIQKFALRFSTTYETDSFANSLKEILKDATEIELQNTHMASQISSHSEFTSYSPYRVQEERDISCIGIQNPEYLSILENESQQFSSDKEIAYDRDAENGLASFPPSFTSFLTSCADHGQATTQSTIPEVVELKSQIMKYMEDSEFQEMLLRVDTVISEIGM